AAAAAAAGAGTCTTAGTTAAGACTTTTTTTTTGAAGTAATTCTTAAGAATTAGTACTGTTTAAGTAAAATTTTTGCTCCATTAGTTCTACCAGATTCTAAAGCTGCTTCTACAATTTGAATATCACGTAGGCCTTCGATCCCTGGGGCAGTCATCTCTTTATTTTCTAGGATAGAGAGCGCATCATCATCCATTTGCAGCGTTTGTTGATTGCAATTGCAAGGTTCAAGCTTTTTCCCATCACTAGTGCTACCCTGAACTCCCGTATAACTCTGAAAAGGGGACAGTTCATAATTTCCATCTTTACAAGCTACTTTTAAAAAATTTATATTGTCAGCATAAGTTACCCGGCCTTTAGCTGTTATTCCGTCAGGAAATTCTACGTCAAAATAGGTGATTTCTTCAGCTCCGTTTGTAAACAGCGATTTGCGTTGAGTAACGTGTTTTGCGGTTAATGATACTGGTTCGAGACCCGTTGCATAACGCATTGCATTAATAGGGTAAACACCCATATCATAGATTGCACCTCCTCCTTTTGCACCATCTAATCGCCAGCCTGCATCAGCACCAATTTTAAAACCGGCTTCTGTGTGTACCTGCTCTAGAGCACCGTAGGGTTGTGTTTTAGACCATTCTATGATTGTCTTTGTGTTTTCTTCATGTTGCATACGGTAGCCAATGGCCAGTTTTACTCCGTTCTT
The sequence above is a segment of the Leeuwenhoekiella sp. MAR_2009_132 genome. Coding sequences within it:
- a CDS encoding Gfo/Idh/MocA family protein yields the protein MQNRRSFIKKSGLAVAATTIPFPYLACSKPNKKLGIALLGLGSYATNNLAPALQKTQHIELRGIVTGSPEKIPTWKDRYGIKDSNIYNYENLSSIVDNKDIDVVYIVTPTFLHKKFCILAAEAGKHVFCEKPMAMTVAECQEIIDACDKNGVKLAIGYRMQHEENTKTIIEWSKTQPYGALEQVHTEAGFKIGADAGWRLDGAKGGGAIYDMGVYPINAMRYATGLEPVSLTAKHVTQRKSLFTNGAEEITYFDVEFPDGITAKGRVTYADNINFLKVACKDGNYELSPFQSYTGVQGSTSDGKKLEPCNCNQQTLQMDDDALSILENKEMTAPGIEGLRDIQIVEAALESGRTNGAKILLKQY